A genomic stretch from Natronomonas gomsonensis includes:
- a CDS encoding HesA/MoeB/ThiF family protein, whose amino-acid sequence MGRFREWLSGLFPDQSFGFAVVGTSGIEAVADAGTRLEAVEIEVIGEWKLDTPVAGTRSRFHGESGDDDRPSLEQRYDRNVRAFGVDGQRRLESVTIGVVGVGGLGSIVAEQLARLGVGELVLVDPDSVEASNLSRLVGAYDYHVGQPKVTAVREHLLKSSGGELTVDAVPKRVQDCTAVLENCDVIVGCVDSVTARSYCNEYAVKHLQYYIDAGVRIDTPDGTPAGIDSDDAVTKQRSDEPREGTPTNPVQTDDQSVELTGYVHLVAPGSNACFDCLGRHDQAAARIEQLSPTEQDAEQERGYIDDDELAPEPAVIHLNGQCASKTVSVLVDLVTGVHTPPDFIRYEEHDHEMTELTTAPSENCPTCGRDGVLGVGQRSFGDAHFEPDEESAVSD is encoded by the coding sequence ATGGGGCGATTCCGTGAGTGGCTGTCAGGATTATTCCCAGACCAGTCCTTTGGTTTTGCCGTCGTTGGAACCAGCGGCATCGAGGCTGTCGCGGACGCTGGAACGCGTCTTGAGGCCGTCGAGATCGAAGTCATTGGTGAGTGGAAACTCGATACGCCGGTAGCAGGAACACGCTCACGATTCCACGGTGAATCCGGAGATGATGACCGGCCGAGTCTCGAGCAACGCTATGACCGAAACGTACGCGCCTTCGGGGTCGACGGCCAGCGGCGACTCGAATCGGTCACTATCGGAGTTGTCGGCGTCGGGGGATTGGGATCGATAGTTGCCGAACAACTCGCGCGACTCGGCGTCGGCGAACTCGTGCTCGTCGATCCCGACAGCGTCGAGGCAAGCAACCTCTCGCGCCTCGTTGGCGCCTATGACTATCACGTAGGACAGCCAAAAGTCACAGCGGTTCGTGAACATCTCTTGAAGTCATCCGGTGGGGAGCTGACAGTCGATGCCGTTCCGAAACGGGTTCAGGACTGTACAGCCGTGCTTGAGAACTGCGACGTCATTGTCGGCTGTGTCGATTCGGTCACGGCCCGCTCGTACTGCAATGAGTACGCAGTCAAGCACCTCCAGTACTACATCGACGCCGGAGTACGGATCGATACACCAGACGGAACACCAGCTGGGATAGACTCGGATGACGCGGTAACCAAACAGAGGTCTGACGAGCCTCGTGAGGGAACGCCGACGAATCCAGTGCAGACGGATGATCAGTCAGTCGAACTGACCGGGTACGTCCACCTGGTGGCACCCGGAAGCAACGCTTGTTTCGACTGTCTGGGACGTCATGACCAGGCTGCTGCACGGATCGAACAGCTGTCACCCACGGAGCAGGATGCAGAGCAGGAACGTGGGTATATCGATGACGATGAACTGGCACCCGAACCTGCCGTCATCCACCTCAACGGCCAGTGTGCCTCAAAAACGGTGTCTGTGCTCGTCGATCTGGTGACCGGTGTTCACACGCCACCGGACTTCATCCGATACGAGGAGCACGACCACGAGATGACCGAACTGACGACTGCGCCCTCCGAGAACTGCCCGACCTGCGGTAGAGACGGCGTTCTCGGCGTGGGGCAGCGTTCATTCGGCGACGCACACTTCGAGCCTGATGAGGAATCGGCGGTTTCGGACTGA
- a CDS encoding SHOCT domain-containing protein, with protein MTLRNEQVVAVSNSVVPRSDSRIVTGMMLGAFLAFGVDTIIIVGVLWYVGRISGETAAVVSAAVLIVFALWIFIRWVRFRWTGRLDSESAESTESRDQRDPLEQLKQRYAEGEISDSEFEKQLDTLLDADRQAESSENRSTLVPNDRGRE; from the coding sequence ATGACTCTGCGGAACGAACAAGTTGTAGCGGTCTCAAATTCAGTTGTGCCCCGCTCGGACTCACGTATTGTCACCGGAATGATGCTGGGCGCTTTTTTGGCCTTTGGAGTTGACACGATAATAATCGTCGGGGTACTGTGGTACGTCGGCCGGATTTCGGGAGAGACTGCAGCTGTCGTCTCGGCTGCTGTGTTGATTGTTTTCGCGCTATGGATCTTTATACGGTGGGTTCGTTTCCGTTGGACGGGTCGTCTCGATAGTGAGAGTGCCGAAAGTACCGAGAGCCGTGACCAGCGTGATCCGCTGGAGCAACTTAAACAGCGGTACGCAGAGGGTGAGATCTCCGATTCGGAATTCGAAAAGCAACTGGATACGCTATTAGACGCGGATCGTCAAGCCGAATCGAGTGAGAATCGATCTACCCTCGTTCCCAACGATAGAGGACGAGAATAA
- a CDS encoding AAA family ATPase, which produces MTDDLISEMKREFESGGNWPYAPDGHRFETNPFAEQWPDPRLFAGYEDELRRLRENIQRNINTFITGPFGTGKTILTRTMYEILQDIEGYQPVFVPVQKGRYSKTMAKRILDELEEPVDSTAGQADLYEDIMDALEQRYENDVRTVIFYDEVINGSDGTLRQILHLQRDIDNWEPVLVFNGTAHMLDQIHSKIEPLSDRIGDEITLSGLDPDGAADLVNKRLRYYCKASEWSDGSGCSHDTASIEPFTQEAVDLLHQDVTPYPRHLRRQCNKVIEEAAREDLETVGFEFVREVLSADAAQKLDELSELALEIVELLNESGALTANAVSESFEVSAYNVQESLTELEKEGLIRATDGNRGIEYKLTDQTRRELSNITQS; this is translated from the coding sequence ATGACCGACGATCTGATCTCGGAAATGAAACGGGAGTTCGAGTCAGGAGGGAACTGGCCGTATGCTCCGGACGGCCACCGGTTCGAAACCAATCCCTTCGCCGAGCAGTGGCCCGACCCACGCCTCTTTGCCGGCTACGAAGACGAACTCCGACGCCTCCGTGAGAACATTCAGCGGAACATTAACACCTTCATCACGGGACCGTTCGGGACCGGCAAGACTATTCTGACGAGGACGATGTACGAAATCCTCCAAGATATTGAGGGCTACCAACCGGTCTTCGTTCCTGTCCAGAAGGGCCGTTATAGCAAGACGATGGCAAAGCGCATCCTGGATGAACTCGAGGAACCGGTTGACTCGACAGCGGGGCAGGCCGACCTCTATGAGGATATTATGGATGCTCTAGAGCAGCGCTATGAAAACGATGTCCGGACGGTCATCTTCTATGACGAGGTCATAAACGGGAGTGACGGCACGCTCAGACAGATTTTACACCTCCAGAGAGATATCGACAATTGGGAGCCCGTTCTCGTGTTCAACGGGACGGCGCATATGCTTGATCAGATTCACTCGAAAATTGAGCCCCTGTCGGATCGCATCGGTGACGAGATTACGCTTTCGGGACTTGATCCCGACGGTGCTGCTGATCTGGTAAACAAGCGACTTCGATATTACTGTAAAGCGAGTGAATGGAGCGACGGCTCGGGGTGTAGTCATGACACAGCTTCCATCGAACCATTTACTCAGGAGGCGGTCGACCTCCTCCATCAGGACGTGACCCCGTATCCCCGCCACCTCCGTCGGCAGTGTAACAAGGTCATAGAGGAAGCTGCCCGCGAAGATCTCGAGACTGTCGGCTTCGAGTTCGTCCGCGAAGTTCTCTCCGCTGACGCCGCACAGAAACTTGATGAGTTGTCCGAGTTGGCCCTTGAGATCGTCGAGCTCCTGAACGAATCCGGTGCTTTGACCGCCAACGCTGTCAGTGAGTCCTTCGAGGTCAGCGCATACAACGTTCAGGAATCGCTGACCGAACTCGAAAAAGAGGGACTCATCCGGGCGACCGATGGGAACCGTGGTATCGAATACAAACTAACCGATCAGACGAGACGCGAGCTCTCGAATATTACGCAGAGTTAA
- a CDS encoding sulfatase yields MSDLNVLFVSIDSLRRDMLGAYDTPFDWVADFDVATPNLDRFADRAITFETHYAGSLPCMPARREWDTGIQEFLWRGWGPLEAYDTTLAEKARNAGVLTKLLTDHFHLFQHGSSGYYEDYHGFEFVRGHEDDLWKTAPYDPDPDLLRQVGYDLDGERDETTAEVTDAAANPNHVLDPYDLQHYRPRWKYVRNVAGFDDDDETDFFAAKVFSRAAEWLDANTEWPQWLLRVDEFDVHEPFHCPEPYASMYTDEDPRDPDLPVWPYYGRVDRGQAKLTDRELAFVRSQFAGKVTMVDTWLGELFDALDRNDLWEETAVVVTADHGFLLGEHGWVGKMSPDFDLVARTPLFVWHPDSPRLGETVEALTSAVDLHATVLEMLTEDAGDAPHSRSLLPLIEGETTQHREKALYGWWHSDINVTDGTHTYMVPIQEDVPLYNYSTTQMSAQSPFTPTSGYDNPEAGAFLPYTDVPVWRQRYPSASLLSEPRLYDTDADPAQSRDLIDKAPEKRSELGTLLRKALDELAAPDEAYEQYGVSQ; encoded by the coding sequence ATGAGTGATTTGAACGTCCTCTTCGTCTCGATCGACAGTTTGCGGCGGGATATGTTAGGCGCCTACGACACGCCCTTCGACTGGGTTGCAGATTTCGACGTCGCAACGCCGAATCTCGATCGCTTCGCCGACCGTGCGATTACCTTCGAGACCCACTACGCGGGAAGCCTCCCGTGTATGCCGGCGCGTCGAGAATGGGACACCGGCATTCAGGAGTTCCTGTGGCGCGGGTGGGGACCACTTGAGGCCTACGACACAACGCTTGCCGAGAAGGCTCGAAACGCAGGGGTACTCACGAAGTTGCTCACAGACCACTTCCACCTCTTCCAGCACGGCTCCAGCGGCTACTACGAGGATTACCACGGCTTCGAGTTCGTTCGCGGCCACGAGGACGACCTCTGGAAGACCGCTCCGTACGACCCCGACCCCGACTTGCTGCGACAGGTCGGCTACGACCTTGACGGTGAGCGCGACGAAACCACCGCCGAGGTGACAGACGCTGCTGCCAACCCCAATCACGTCCTTGACCCGTACGACCTCCAGCACTATCGGCCACGCTGGAAGTACGTCCGAAACGTCGCGGGATTCGACGACGACGATGAGACGGACTTCTTCGCGGCGAAAGTGTTCTCGCGAGCGGCCGAGTGGCTCGACGCCAACACCGAGTGGCCACAGTGGCTGCTCCGTGTCGACGAATTCGACGTCCACGAACCCTTCCACTGTCCGGAGCCGTATGCCTCGATGTACACCGACGAGGACCCGCGCGACCCCGACCTTCCGGTGTGGCCGTATTATGGCCGCGTCGACCGCGGCCAAGCGAAACTGACCGACCGTGAGCTTGCGTTCGTCCGCTCGCAGTTCGCCGGGAAGGTCACGATGGTCGACACATGGCTCGGTGAGCTTTTCGACGCGCTCGACCGCAACGACCTCTGGGAGGAGACGGCCGTCGTCGTCACCGCAGACCACGGATTCCTGTTAGGCGAACACGGCTGGGTCGGGAAGATGAGCCCCGACTTCGATCTCGTTGCGCGGACGCCGCTCTTCGTCTGGCATCCGGACAGTCCGCGGCTCGGCGAGACTGTCGAGGCATTGACCTCGGCCGTCGACTTGCACGCGACAGTCCTTGAGATGCTGACCGAAGATGCCGGCGATGCACCGCACAGCCGGAGTCTCTTGCCACTTATCGAGGGAGAGACGACACAGCACCGCGAGAAGGCGCTATACGGCTGGTGGCACTCGGATATCAATGTCACTGACGGGACGCATACGTACATGGTGCCCATCCAGGAGGACGTCCCGCTGTACAACTACTCGACAACGCAGATGAGTGCCCAGAGTCCGTTCACGCCGACGAGCGGGTACGATAATCCCGAAGCAGGAGCGTTCCTCCCGTACACAGACGTTCCGGTGTGGCGACAGCGATATCCCTCCGCCTCGCTCCTTAGTGAGCCCCGACTGTACGACACCGATGCCGACCCCGCCCAGTCACGGGACCTCATCGATAAAGCGCCGGAAAAACGGTCGGAGCTAGGGACCTTATTGAGGAAGGCACTTGACGAGTTGGCCGCGCCTGATGAGGCCTACGAACAGTACGGAGTGTCACAGTGA
- a CDS encoding type II toxin-antitoxin system PemK/MazF family toxin, giving the protein MTEGPPIFERGDVVYGADPFKSEGDARPWLILSNHEGRPFHGEQYIALTLTSKFWLDGLIEIPETGWIRGGTPDDSRIVPWAVQSIAREDIDFWQGRLDGTLVEEAVAALVEEFQ; this is encoded by the coding sequence GTGACCGAGGGGCCGCCAATCTTCGAGCGTGGTGATGTCGTCTACGGTGCTGACCCGTTCAAAAGCGAGGGCGACGCTCGGCCGTGGCTCATTCTCTCGAACCACGAGGGGCGCCCATTCCACGGCGAGCAGTACATTGCACTGACGCTAACGTCGAAATTCTGGCTAGACGGGCTCATCGAGATTCCAGAGACGGGCTGGATTCGTGGTGGCACACCAGACGACAGCCGAATCGTTCCGTGGGCTGTCCAGTCGATTGCTCGCGAGGACATCGACTTCTGGCAGGGCCGTCTCGATGGGACGCTCGTCGAGGAAGCGGTCGCTGCACTCGTCGAAGAATTCCAGTAG
- a CDS encoding HD domain-containing protein — protein MVHELGPLARELSAPYYEDALPAHDRFHAKRVHDVAIRLAGECEETVDRDVLSAAAWLHDIGRPRERTGAIEHHGEWAADEAAELLAAESVPTDQLNAIEHCLRAHSIRASSPEPETLEAKLLFDADKLDAVGARGLVRLACIVGERSGRTGQGFAVIDDTSVTEIESSDRPDISVLKEWAKARLNALYTDPGEELGASRWDFMQTFFEQFDAEIGIEGRR, from the coding sequence ATGGTACACGAATTAGGTCCCCTTGCTCGAGAACTGTCCGCACCGTACTACGAAGATGCCCTGCCAGCGCATGATCGCTTCCACGCGAAGCGGGTTCACGATGTCGCGATTCGCTTAGCAGGCGAGTGTGAGGAGACTGTTGACCGGGATGTACTGTCGGCAGCAGCTTGGTTACATGACATTGGCCGGCCACGCGAGCGGACAGGAGCAATCGAGCATCACGGCGAGTGGGCCGCAGACGAAGCAGCCGAACTCCTTGCTGCTGAGTCAGTGCCGACCGATCAACTCAACGCAATCGAGCACTGTCTGCGGGCACACAGTATCCGAGCCTCTTCGCCGGAACCAGAAACGCTCGAAGCGAAGCTACTCTTCGACGCGGACAAGCTGGACGCTGTCGGAGCACGTGGACTGGTTCGACTCGCCTGCATCGTTGGTGAACGGTCAGGCCGTACTGGCCAAGGGTTCGCTGTGATAGACGATACGTCAGTTACCGAAATAGAGTCTTCAGACAGGCCGGATATCTCGGTCCTGAAAGAGTGGGCCAAAGCGCGACTCAATGCCTTGTACACGGACCCGGGTGAGGAGCTTGGCGCGTCTCGGTGGGATTTCATGCAGACGTTCTTTGAGCAATTCGATGCTGAAATTGGGATTGAAGGGCGAAGATAG
- a CDS encoding DUF1450 domain-containing protein: MPQSEGNPHGCNTTNHRNRTRKTIECCLDNVSVDEHLELAASDTDVEMQYCLQRCGICYATPFLVVDGDVIQGAGHRELLDCLEEDVANE, translated from the coding sequence ATGCCTCAATCCGAGGGCAACCCCCACGGCTGTAACACCACGAATCACCGGAATCGGACGAGGAAGACCATCGAATGCTGCCTCGACAACGTGAGCGTCGACGAGCACCTGGAACTCGCCGCCAGCGATACTGATGTCGAAATGCAGTACTGCCTTCAGCGATGTGGAATCTGCTATGCCACGCCCTTTCTCGTCGTCGACGGTGACGTAATCCAAGGCGCCGGCCATCGAGAGCTCCTCGACTGCCTAGAGGAGGATGTCGCCAATGAGTGA
- a CDS encoding aldo/keto reductase: protein MEYVETAGVRIPKIGLGTWQNTGTECSKTVEAAIDAGYRHIDTAQAYDNEQAVGDGIAQADIDRENIFLTTKVWRSNLRYEDVLESVHESLDNLHVDYVDLVLIHWPHPRIPLEETLEALSELHDEGVVKSIGVSNFTRSQLEDARRISELPIVANQVLYHPYTDQSELQQYCAADGLALTAYSPLARGDVLSEETLERIGRRYDKSTAQVALRWLIQQEGVVAIPKASSKNHLEQNLDVFDFSLTDTEMTQIDDCRGPLTVRLRNHLPSVVRHLPI from the coding sequence ATGGAATACGTCGAAACTGCTGGTGTGCGAATTCCGAAAATCGGCCTCGGGACATGGCAGAACACCGGGACAGAGTGTTCAAAAACGGTAGAAGCAGCCATAGATGCTGGATACCGACATATCGACACGGCACAGGCCTACGACAACGAACAAGCGGTCGGTGACGGCATCGCTCAAGCCGACATCGACCGCGAGAACATCTTCCTGACGACCAAAGTGTGGCGGTCGAATCTTCGATATGAGGACGTGCTCGAATCAGTTCACGAGAGCCTCGACAACCTCCATGTCGACTACGTCGATTTAGTTCTCATCCATTGGCCACACCCTCGTATTCCCCTTGAGGAGACACTCGAAGCCCTATCCGAACTCCACGACGAGGGTGTCGTCAAGAGTATTGGCGTCAGCAACTTTACGCGGTCACAACTCGAAGATGCACGACGAATTTCGGAACTCCCAATCGTAGCGAATCAAGTCCTCTATCATCCCTATACGGATCAATCTGAACTCCAGCAGTACTGCGCAGCTGACGGGCTTGCACTTACTGCGTACAGCCCCTTGGCTCGAGGGGATGTGCTGTCAGAGGAAACCTTAGAACGTATCGGGCGACGATACGACAAAAGCACTGCACAGGTCGCGCTCCGCTGGTTGATTCAACAAGAAGGGGTTGTTGCAATCCCGAAAGCCAGCAGTAAAAACCATCTCGAACAGAATCTCGATGTCTTCGATTTCAGCCTTACTGACACAGAGATGACGCAAATCGACGACTGCCGTGGCCCACTAACTGTTAGGCTTCGAAACCACTTACCGTCAGTCGTACGCCACCTTCCAATCTGA
- a CDS encoding alkyl sulfatase dimerization domain-containing protein, translating into MPAANRSPYDIEMFSSNRETSTVAERTYHCAGFSSVTAFETSEGLVLVDTGLKSESDAIATQLRERTNAPVHTAIYTHGHLDHAFGLDAYLRDDQEPPRVIAHAAMPERFDRYQRTAGHNEAINSRQFGGTASPSEADAEESRFGWPDHPPTTLYRDELSINVGDITFELHHGRGETDDHTWVYCPERDVLCTGDFFVNVAPNAGNPQKVQRYPWEWADVLRTMAGVGAATMCPGHGPPVVDDAAAIRERLLSGATYLETIVDRTLEVLNDGSPPHVDIIHEVELPEPDSDEPWLAEVYDDGEFIVRNVLRYYGGWWSGRPSELQPAARDDRAAEFVTLIGGIEPLLDRIEERLASDDYRLACHLADVALEAAPADADVQTVVEKVYGQRAAATSNLMAQNIYAAAAEYAAEGRPFR; encoded by the coding sequence ATGCCAGCCGCCAACCGCAGTCCATACGATATCGAGATGTTCAGCAGTAACCGTGAGACGAGTACTGTTGCCGAACGAACGTATCACTGTGCCGGGTTTAGTAGCGTCACGGCCTTTGAGACGAGCGAGGGCCTCGTACTCGTTGATACCGGACTCAAGAGTGAATCCGATGCGATCGCTACCCAACTTCGCGAACGGACGAATGCACCTGTCCACACCGCGATCTATACGCACGGCCATCTCGATCACGCCTTCGGCCTCGATGCGTACCTTCGCGACGACCAGGAACCCCCGCGGGTGATCGCCCATGCGGCGATGCCCGAGCGATTCGATCGGTATCAACGGACTGCGGGACACAACGAAGCCATCAACAGTCGGCAATTCGGCGGGACCGCCTCACCTTCGGAGGCGGATGCCGAGGAGAGCCGCTTCGGGTGGCCTGACCATCCGCCAACCACCCTGTATCGTGACGAACTCAGCATCAACGTTGGCGACATCACGTTTGAACTCCACCACGGCCGCGGCGAGACCGACGATCACACTTGGGTGTACTGTCCCGAGCGGGATGTCCTCTGTACCGGGGACTTCTTCGTCAACGTGGCGCCAAACGCTGGCAATCCACAGAAAGTCCAGCGTTATCCGTGGGAGTGGGCGGATGTCCTCCGCACGATGGCTGGCGTGGGGGCAGCAACGATGTGTCCAGGTCACGGCCCACCGGTTGTCGATGACGCCGCAGCAATCCGTGAACGACTGCTCTCAGGAGCAACGTACCTCGAGACGATCGTCGACCGAACGCTTGAGGTACTCAACGATGGGTCGCCACCACACGTCGACATCATCCACGAGGTCGAACTCCCCGAGCCCGACTCGGACGAGCCGTGGCTCGCCGAGGTCTACGATGATGGTGAGTTCATCGTTCGGAACGTTCTCCGCTACTATGGAGGCTGGTGGTCCGGACGACCAAGTGAGCTCCAGCCCGCAGCAAGGGACGATCGGGCCGCCGAATTCGTCACGCTTATCGGCGGTATTGAGCCACTACTGGACCGCATCGAGGAGCGCCTTGCGAGTGATGATTACCGGCTCGCCTGCCACCTCGCTGATGTCGCTCTCGAGGCTGCACCGGCTGATGCAGACGTCCAGACAGTCGTCGAGAAGGTATACGGACAGCGTGCGGCAGCGACCTCCAACCTGATGGCACAGAACATCTACGCGGCTGCCGCCGAGTACGCGGCTGAAGGGAGGCCGTTCCGATGA
- a CDS encoding RNA-guided endonuclease InsQ/TnpB family protein: MEKRRTVPVKLDVDSADADLLEDTVDEFLWAANSVTRHAFEGEYVTTSKTTLHDDTYADVRDETALHSNHVQAARNKAADACKSVVEKWQQGKKASMPHFTSPHVVYDHRTATFHDESVSLATTDGRIEADYVLPADERDTPHAEYYFSDEYETTGAELHYSDGNWMLHIHCKQEVKSETPEQASTENGTVLGVDLGVTNLAVTSTGTFWTGDEFDHWRKEYEKRRGDLQQCGTRWAHENMQAVGRKEDGRFKQTLHRISNELVAEAREYRCSVIAFEDLTDIRERTGASWGHTWAFNRLYEYVEYKATEYGIDVDQVAPENTSRRCSECGFTHPSNRESESFECLKCGYENHADYNAAKNIGLRYLRRNQTGDGGGAPVGVRLNSGMLNANGAYTPPAEDSARAGVHAESPRL; the protein is encoded by the coding sequence ATGGAGAAGCGTCGAACTGTCCCCGTGAAACTTGATGTGGACAGTGCCGACGCAGATCTCCTCGAAGACACCGTAGACGAGTTCCTGTGGGCCGCCAACTCCGTGACACGCCACGCGTTCGAGGGCGAATACGTCACGACGAGCAAGACCACGCTCCACGACGACACCTACGCGGACGTGCGCGACGAGACGGCACTACACAGCAACCACGTCCAAGCCGCCCGAAACAAGGCCGCTGACGCCTGCAAGAGCGTGGTCGAGAAGTGGCAGCAGGGCAAGAAGGCGTCGATGCCACATTTCACGAGTCCACACGTCGTCTACGACCACCGCACCGCCACCTTCCACGACGAGTCTGTGAGTCTCGCCACCACGGACGGTCGCATTGAAGCCGACTACGTGCTTCCTGCCGATGAGCGGGACACGCCCCATGCGGAATACTATTTCTCGGACGAGTACGAGACAACTGGGGCGGAACTGCACTACTCAGATGGCAACTGGATGCTCCACATCCACTGCAAGCAGGAAGTGAAGTCTGAGACGCCGGAACAGGCATCCACTGAGAACGGAACGGTTCTCGGGGTTGATCTCGGCGTGACTAATCTGGCCGTTACCAGTACGGGCACGTTCTGGACTGGCGACGAGTTCGACCACTGGCGCAAGGAGTACGAGAAACGCCGTGGCGACTTGCAGCAATGCGGTACGCGGTGGGCACACGAGAATATGCAGGCGGTCGGGCGGAAAGAAGACGGTCGGTTCAAGCAGACACTTCACCGCATATCGAACGAGTTGGTGGCTGAAGCCCGCGAGTACCGGTGTTCCGTGATTGCGTTTGAGGACTTGACCGATATTCGTGAACGAACCGGTGCGTCGTGGGGCCACACGTGGGCGTTCAACCGTCTTTACGAGTACGTCGAATACAAGGCCACAGAGTACGGCATCGACGTAGATCAGGTTGCCCCGGAGAATACCTCACGGCGTTGCTCTGAGTGTGGGTTCACGCACCCGAGCAACCGTGAGAGTGAATCGTTTGAATGCTTGAAATGCGGCTACGAGAACCACGCTGACTACAATGCCGCAAAGAACATTGGATTGCGGTATCTCCGCCGGAACCAAACTGGAGACGGTGGAGGCGCACCCGTAGGCGTGCGCTTGAACAGCGGGATGTTGAACGCGAACGGAGCGTATACACCTCCTGCCGAAGATTCGGCCAGAGCGGGAGTCCACGCTGAAAGCCCACGGCTTTAG
- a CDS encoding MarR family transcriptional regulator, translated as MSIDRDTFENTSEEDLAELSVPDQVLGFLAANDDQAFKAREIASQIGVDEGPVSTALSRLKNRDLVEHKATYWAVTDDAERLEEYSGYERATALFNERLGTEDEEAWREHAPEKPHSSVEDEQ; from the coding sequence ATGTCGATCGACCGAGATACCTTCGAGAACACGAGCGAGGAAGACCTCGCGGAGCTGTCTGTCCCCGACCAGGTTCTGGGGTTTCTCGCCGCAAATGACGATCAGGCATTCAAGGCACGCGAAATCGCCTCCCAGATCGGCGTCGACGAGGGGCCGGTCAGCACCGCGCTCTCGCGGTTGAAGAATCGCGACCTTGTCGAACATAAGGCGACGTACTGGGCGGTGACCGACGACGCCGAGCGGCTTGAGGAATACAGCGGCTACGAGCGGGCGACCGCCCTGTTCAACGAGCGGCTCGGGACCGAAGACGAGGAAGCGTGGCGCGAGCACGCCCCTGAGAAGCCACACTCGAGCGTTGAGGACGAACAGTGA
- a CDS encoding helix-turn-helix domain-containing protein: MRFVTIVFRHPDGWFQSLGGAFARADDITRVAVHSQQLVADGQAIYLYELEGEAETVRDVLEATDIATSYEVVQSGTSAFAYIHFEPSPIIKRLLGAPERYGLVIDDPIIVQDNGQVEVTLVGEEEDLREALRSTPDELSATITRVGDHTPNPNQLLLNLSHRQREVLKTAYALGYYRQPREATYDDIAAELDCSPTNAGDILRRIENQIVGELLASHNETNPIPGD; encoded by the coding sequence ATGCGGTTCGTCACGATAGTCTTCCGCCATCCAGACGGCTGGTTCCAGTCACTGGGTGGAGCCTTCGCTCGAGCGGACGACATCACGCGCGTCGCGGTCCACTCCCAGCAGTTAGTCGCCGACGGCCAGGCGATCTACCTGTACGAACTGGAGGGTGAAGCCGAGACAGTACGGGACGTCCTCGAAGCGACAGACATCGCAACGAGCTACGAAGTCGTCCAGAGCGGTACATCGGCGTTCGCATACATCCACTTCGAGCCGTCGCCAATCATCAAGCGTCTCCTCGGCGCACCCGAACGGTACGGGCTCGTCATCGACGACCCGATTATCGTACAGGACAACGGCCAAGTCGAGGTCACGCTGGTCGGTGAAGAGGAAGACCTCCGAGAGGCGCTCCGATCGACGCCCGACGAACTCTCAGCGACTATCACGCGTGTGGGCGATCATACGCCCAACCCTAACCAGCTGTTGTTGAACCTGAGTCATCGCCAGCGCGAGGTCCTCAAGACGGCCTACGCTCTCGGCTACTACCGGCAGCCGCGAGAGGCGACCTACGATGACATTGCCGCAGAGTTGGACTGCTCGCCGACGAACGCGGGCGACATTCTTCGTCGAATCGAGAACCAAATCGTCGGAGAGCTGCTTGCCAGCCACAACGAGACGAATCCAATCCCCGGAGACTGA